The genomic interval TAGAGCtcattgcaaaactacaaatcacaaaattccatagcattgagccagtgacgtcaaactgcattaatcctgcaataTACATGCAGCCTAAGACTTTGCTCTGGCAAGAACTCTCTGCAGATTCAATACACTTTGAAGAGTCCTAAAGCTGTCAGCAGCATCCTGGTTGAATGGCGGGCACAAAGCCTTTGTCCTCCTTGATATATTTAATCTAATAGGGTCTTCTTTTTCTccgtcttctttttttctttccaaggaGATTTTCTTTTCCAACGAGATCTGTAAATAATGGCTCCTCGTAGCTGGCTGTCATTTCCATCTTCACAAATTTCCATGCCTTTGCTAACTCAGCAGGGGTGCGTGCCACAATTGGTTGGGAAATAACCCTGCATCCCCCTCACACTTCCCCCCCAATGCGATAACTGAAATGTGTTAGCACGTCGCTTCATTTGGATTACCCTTCAGATGAAATATGGAGATGgtttcagttattttattttattttaaatgcagcCTTTGCTCTTCGGTCTCTTCTTTCATTCCTTGCAGAAATTTTATCGCTTTCTGTTTGACATAGCACCAAACAGAGTTACAGCAATgtctgatttctttttaaagatggaaGGATAGAGGGATTATggccttcttttctttattaggTAGGATGAAGCAGACACTTCAGACGTATTATAATAAACCATTAAGTTGGACAAGAGCCTATGTTAGGTTTCCCTGGTGTAAATCTCTAGATAGAATGAAGTATTAATTGTGTTATGCAAACCTTACATTGAAGGTAACTGCAGCTGGACCCAAGACATCAAATTGCAACTGTAACCAGATGCTCAGGCACATCTAACTGCCtgtgcatccatgtgcaatgcACATTTGCATGTACCATAGCAATGTGTGCACCTCTCCACTTCCACAACCTTTAACTGAAACACCTTCTCTGACTCCTGATATCTtttcaggcatgtttggtggcaACAAGGGagaaggtcttcttggtggctgctcctagacttccGAACTCTCTCCCTAGGCCTTGTCCTTGCTCTCCTACTCCACCAAGTGAAAACTTTCCTATTCCAACCATGAATTTAAATGTACCACTTGGTTCACTGGGAAATATGGAAAGAGCCAGCACATTGTCAAATATGCAACCGGTTGAACAATTTCAGTACTCGGCAGAAAGATGGTGTGGTGCAACCACCACTTAACTACATAGTTAAAGATTAATTGAGGCAAGCAACATGTTTACAGCAAAATGCACCTTTTGTGACTGCTGCTGCTAAAAGAACGGAGAGGGATCATTGTCACATTTCTATGCAGAAGATATACATATAGTAGGCCCTGAGGTATCCATTCCATGACCtgccatagataccaaaatccatggatgctcaagtcccattatatacaatgggggtAGTAccgtgggtccttggtatctgctgggatttgggaTTTCCAAGTCTTCctttcccccatggataccaaaatccatggatgctggagtctcattaaatatagtggTATTATAAAATAGTTCCCTTATtgtaaaaatagtaaaatcaaggtttgtgttttgaaatttatatttgtcGTTGTTAATGTGCATGGCTGAacctatggatgcagaatctatggatacagggAACTGACTATACACACacgtatacatatatatatatatatatatatatattgcagcagTTGACAATTTTCTGAGTGAAGTGTCTCAGCATGTAGAAACTTCTTGTCTTATCAAGGATGAGAAACTGTTTTAATTTACTTGACATTTCTGGCCTTTCTACAGTCTATCTTGGAGCTCTGGGATTTTCAAGAGAGGTATCAGCATTGAACCCAGCATTAAAATGAGGTCCCTGTTCACACAAGCCATGCACTATTGCATTCACTCATTCCACTTGAGTTTTGGTcagaatggaagaagaagaaattcgACATGTCCTTCCTTTAAAGAGAAAGGAtaggtttttaaatggttttcatggcatgttcattccctcctcccttccgGAAGATAGTGAAATCGATCTTGCTACGGTCTGCAGAAAGGGGCTATAGATTATCTGTAGACTTGTGACAGTTCTTGGCGTCCATCATTTTGCAAATCAATTATGCAGTTTGTGattctgcaataaaggaaattgATGGCCCGTAAACTAAGCTGACAGTGGGATGGGAGGGAGACAGGGCAAATATTCAAACCACtcaaaaagatggggggggggggggggggttggaatacTAAAAGCTTGGGAGCTGGGGAAGTCTACCAGCAGAGACTGGCCTCTAGagagctggaatcctgttggtatcttACAAAATTATGGACCCCTACAGAATTGgttggatgatgatgattaagGTTGTTTtggtattagtattagtattgtGTGGTGCAATAGGGCTGCCAGCCTCTTCTAACTCTGGATGGGGATCAACATCTCGGCACTATCTTCTCCTTCTTCACCTGAGGAGGCCTCCTCCAGGTAAGACATGATgccattcaccattttggggAAATTCTGGGACAGCTGCCAGTGGTCTCATGGTGTCAAGACCTCTGGGAGAAAGATTTGATCTGAAGTCTGTTTAtgctcccaactagagtaggctcATGGGATCACCTATGTGTTGGTCATTATCCGACAATATTATTCAATATTTCTGCCTTAGGGtccatctgttgttgtttgttgttgttaactgccctcaagttgatcttgaccaTGCTGACCCTGcagaagagacatctccaagacctcctgtcctccactgctctacacagcatctacactgtaaaaataatgcagtttgacatcttttcaagtgctgtacctccatcctatCAAATCTGgtgatttgtacttttacaaggtatgtagtcttctctgccaaagagtgttgttGACTCACCAAGtcccaaatcccaggactctggaggatggagccgtggcagttaacatggtgtaaAACcgcattatttttgcatttttgtagatgcacccttagttggGATGACCTGTAGTTTCATCACCTTTGGTTTATGAGAAGCCCCAGAAGTatcttccatagcattgaccttAGACTCCTCACAAGGGGGAGCCAATGTTTCCTAGTCCCTCCATAGCTGAACTCTATGAGATGGAGCTTCATCTTTTAAAGAATGAGCTCAGAGGTTGGGGTCTgccaagaagaagaataaaacagGGCTTTTCTAGAGGTCTAGTCCATCGTTACCAGTCAGAGTACCTATAGCTGGCCTTTCTCAGCCTGCTGTTCTTCAGAtcagcccaccaccaccaccatggccaATAGATATAgtaatgagatttgtagttccaAACCAAAATGTGGGAAGATGGCTTTCCTGGACAGCAagtcccagaattgcctagccaacatggctgggTAAAGGATTCTGTGAGGTATAGTCCAAAGTTTTTAAGTTCTGTTGAGAAAATATCTTGAGGACATCAGTTTGGGGCTGACTTATAGAACGTGTTCTTTTGGCCAAAGCAGCTGCCAATTGACACTGCACTGGCATGCAAACCAAGTAATTTCCCATTAGTAGTGCTGAAGGTTCGTTCTGCTGACCAGCAGATTCACACCTAACAGTCTTCAAATGGAAAGAGCTCCCAAGTCGACACGTTGCCAGGTGGCTTGGCAGTAAAGAGATGGCAGGTTACCCGTAGCTCCTAATTAAGTGTGGCACAGCTGGGAAAATATTAGGATGGCATCATCTCTATCCCAAATTCCTCCTGCAAAGGATGGCCAAGGTCAAGAACAGCACAAACATTCATCACTCttcatctccaaagtgactcagaATTTGGCAGTGCTTTGCAACCATGAGCCCTTGGCAACACAGATACAGAAATCTGCACTGTCCTCTTCAGAGCATCTGGCTGTTGCAAGTGCAATGGTATGAATATAAAGAAAAGGCTTATTTAATTGGATGTTAAATCTCTCCTCCTATGTTTTGTCGACACAACACTCCTGCAAGGTAGATCAGATTAAGATAAAATGTCTCCTCTAAGGTCACAGAGAGAGACGGGGGAGTGGTGACTTCTGATCCAGCTGGGTAGTAAATCCTCAGCTTTTTCTCCAAACGTTGAATGCACCTAGCCTGGTAATGAAGCAAAATGGACTGCATCCATTTCCCATATCAAATGTTCTGGGAATCAGGGCAACGTACTCAGTAGAGTCAATTGAAATGCAATGAAATATTACTGGAATGTCCATTGCCCAAACAACTGTACATGACAAATCCCCGTAGagttatttctttccttctgtgcTTTTACTTAAGTTCTTGGGGTGTCAAACAGTCTTGGACGTGCTTGTTCCTTTCCGTTTGatgaagaggaattcaaagacCCAGCTGAAGGTCTAAAGCAAAGCTTATTTACAGCAAAACATCCAAGCGAAAGTCAACCTCCTTTCACCAGCTAGGATGCACAGCACATACCCTTAGAAACACAATATGACATTTGCTGGATAAAGTTGGTGGCCCATCTAACCCTGCATTCTGTTCTCCGAATGCCCCATGCTCCCCAAACAACCAACATCAAAAGCATCCTGCCTCTGGACCAGAAAGTAATATATAGCTGTGATATCTCCTTCTGCATCCATCTTCATAGATGGATGGAGAAATCTCTAGAAACAGGTGATTTGCACTCTGGTCTTCCTTCATTTAACAGGTAGGATAAACCATCTGTGCGTGGCACAGTCAGAAGATGGATGTTACTAAGGATCAGATATttggagggaggaagaaacaggGTTTTTACTTACTCTCTTCACAGCTTGGTGAAGTTACTGGTTGTCTAACAGCATCTTAGCATGTGAAATGACCACATTCTGCAGTTTGGCTGtatcttgttgttattattgttttgctCCTGGCCTATGTCCACTCTTGTTTTCATGTTCTAATATCATCTCTAGCATCCTATTAGTGTCATTGttcttgctgtgtaccttcaagttgtttccaacttagggtagccctaaggtgaacctatcgcaggattttcttgggctgagagtgtgtgactcacccaaggtcagccaagGGGTTTCCGTAGCAgagaatcaaacactgatctccagagtcctagtcctacactcaaaccattacaccatgctggctctcattagtGTCATACATGTGTGCAAATGTGGCTTACTCATATATATGCCTCTTTTTGGATGAAGTTCAAGGCAATATCCCCCCatcctttgtttgttttcaattgctttcaagtcaaccccaactcgAGACAACCCTGTGGTTGAGACAGcttcaagactccctatcctccactgctctgcttaggtcctataaagcCATCATTGTGGCCTCCCTGATTAAGTCCATTCTTctgccatgtggtcttcctctctttctgcttccctctacctttcctaacattattgtcttttctagtgagttgtgtcttctcataatgtgtccaaagtacaacagcctcagtttgatcatctcaGTTTCCAAggggatttcaggcttgatctgttcaaagacccatttgttttggccatccacagtacccttatctcaaatgagttgatgctcttcctatctgcttttgtCCTCTGTACCACTTGCCAAACTTTCTCCTTCTCAGCTGCCAACCCCAGGGGACACTGTTGCTCCTGGTATGAAGGTGAAAGAATGAGGAGGCAATCCACAGGAGGAAGATGtagccagcctctgcttcaaagGGAAGAGAAACAAGGATGTATTTTATCTGGGAACACACCTTCATTTCTTTTTCGCACAGAGCTGAGTCCAGCTGCATCTTCTTCCTCTGAATTATGtcccatctctccttcccttctcaccAAGATGGACCAGCAATGGCAGCACTCCTAGGACCTAGCAATTGCCCAAGTGCAGGAGGACATCAAACTATATGGTCAGAGTGTTATGCTGACCACCTGACACAAGATGTCAATCATTGGGCCTGGGACAGACAGTCCTGAAGTGGCATGCTGCCGGCGATACCAagttagggaccgcacaccaactgcATGATCCCTAACCCTGGCATGACACAGAAGCATCATGGCAgtgtcctgtccacatgggtgccaccatcttgatgtaaggcACATGCAGCATATACAAGTCGCTATGCGTCGCTTACATCACTGGCACACTCGATTTTTCCAGGTACTTTTTACAGTGGAGGGAcaatggtttggctgctgcgctgtccctccggagggaaacaggccacGTCCAGTGCGGCCTTTTTCAGAGATATGAATTGGGCCATTGGCTAGGTTTACCTTAAAGTCCTAAAACAAATATGGCTGCATGTGTTCTCCCCCAGGGCTTTTAGTGGTTCCCAATCATCCCAAAGGCTCAGATCAAAAAACTTGGTTAGATGAAATTAATCCTTGATATGAAACAAAAAGAGTAAATTCACTGAGAactggaattctggaaagtgaatGAATAATGCAAAGAAGATGCAGATAGACTTAACTTAAATAATTTATTCCAAACACCAAATGTGGTCATCTCAAGGGGCAAGGATGCAGAATACATATGGCCCAGGCAGTTGTCCAGGCTATTAATTGTGATACTGTCCTTTTCTTAGACTCTCCCCTCCCCAACATGGTTTGCATCCCCACATCCTGTATAAGCAAAGTGCACCGAATAGACTATTGCTAcgtaatattatttttattttttatttttttggatatAGCTCGCTGACATTTTCGCAGCTCAAGCAAAATCTTTCGAAACAGCCTCAACAAAATTGGGCGCCGACATTAAAATGCCAATCGTACAAATGATGGTGAAAACCGAAAAGGCCATCAAGCAGAGACGGTCCACAACGGAAGCGGCAAACTTCCACTCGTTGCAAATGGCTTCCGCCTCGTCTTGGTCTCTGAACCGATTGGCAATGTAACGGACTTCCTCCAAGATCTTTGCAAGGTCCGGGTCAGTTTCCGAAGGGTGTCCGCTGTGAAGGAGGTTGTCATCATCTGTGGGGGAACAAGTCATTCTTCCACAGATCACACCTGAATCGGTGGTTGGAGTACAATGCACACCTTCCAGGCCTCTGAATCCAATATAGAGCATATTTCCATTACTGGACTGTTGCCCGCTCACTGTGTTAATATCAACACTGGACATGCTACATCGGCGTTGCTTGTGTTGGCATGCAGGCCGTACTTTGTCCTCACCAGGTCTTTTCATCCGCAAGAACCAGGCACACCAGTTGAGAAGAATGATTCTGGTCTGGGAAACATGAGAGAACAGGTTATTTTACATTTCATAGGATTTCCTCTTTGAACATCATTCTCTCTTGAATGTCATTTGTCTTTTAAGCTCACTTTGGGAAGACAAGACCATTTGTCCAATTGCCTGGGAAAGGGAAGAATATTCTCCATTTTTTTGTTTGCAGGTTGAAAGACTGTCAGGAAACCACACTGAGAAGAGTAATATGTCAGTGAGACATTTGCACAGTTTTCTACCTGTCTATGAATATGTCTTGATGTGTTGCAGAAGAACTGTCATGCAGAGAAAAACATGAATTTGCCTCCCACATGCAATATTTGTCTATGTAGAAAATAGGTTTCCTATGAAGAAAACAATCACTGCAACCCAACACCCCCCTAGTCCTGTGTAAAAATCCACATAAAGAGATATGCTACACCGGCATTACACAacccccatgcagaatagcaacattgtgcaacatgTTCCAATGAGTGAGAGCCATTGTGCAATGCATCACCACAGTGTAAAATGCACAGTctagatgcatctacactgtatactGGCTCTATAGTGTCATGGGCCCCTTTTATACAactctgggatatgtagttttgtgaggcgccaacactctttggcagagaaggctgaagacctgaggcttttgaaattaatttttcaaCCTCTAATGAAGTTAAAGATGTTTAAGTACAGACGGTCTACCCACTGTCCATCCATCGATTGCTTTATTTCTATCCCTCCTTTTTGCAATTCCCCAAGAGGATTCCACTCATATTTATACCTTGGCATCATGaactgttttcctctttttcgagatacaattattttaaaaccacattTGCAGTGGGTTATTTACATTTTGGCCCTTCCAAACACTTTCAGTCTGACTTTCCCTAATGAGAACTTTTCAAAAGTCTCTCAAATGCAGGAGATGTCTGACAGTCACAGAAGAACACTGACGGtaatttgcaacaacaaaaaaaccctcatGGGACTTACTTAATGCCAAAGTCTTACAGAAACTCCAAATCCAATTTTGGAATATCCTCTGTTTATCCTCTGCAAGAATTCTGTGCTAGAAGCAATCTTACAATGAGTGAAATCAGTGATTTCTCTCCAATGCCTCACTCTGATCTTAAGCACAAGTCATGATAACGGTTAGTAAAAGTTTGCAAAGATTCCTTTTTGTAGACAACAATTTCAACAACCCTCAACAACCAGAAGTCTTCTGGCCCCCATATTGACTTCATGGCTTTCCATCCAGAACAGGGAGGAAAACCTTCACAGAAACTTATTGTGTCGCAGTGGAAGTGGATGGTTTATGATAAAAACTACTGCagctattgttgttcttgtggttgtgtgccttcaagttacttccgacttgcagcaaccctaaggcaaacctatcatggagttttcttgagaagtttcttcagagggggttttgccattgccatcctctgaggctgagagagtgtcacttgccccaGCTCACCCAATAGGtctacatggctgagccaggatttgaaccctgatctccagcttCATAGTCCAACCTTCGAACCACTATGCCATATTGCAGCTGGTACCAAacattaaaggaactatccaaagtgcaaAATCTATTTCAGGCAAAAGGGTTCCACaccttttgtttctttaatgtcTGGACTGAAACCCGAAATGGAGTCACCGCCCCATTGATAATGGAGCCAGCTGGGTGATAAAAAATGTCAGACTGCTCTGCCCAAATTCAGCTGTGGCAGAATAAAAATGATGCCTACACTTGCAGAAAGAATCGTAGAGAAAGTATTCAGAGGGGGGGGGAAAGTCACTGTGAAGAAATCAAATCGGAACAGACAAGAGAAACATTCACTGCAATTCACCTACATTTCTTTTtggtacagtattattattattattattattattattattattattatttcagaactTGATCTTGAGCTTTATGCCACCCTCCATGGGCATTGAATAATCCCTCCCTGCAGCTGTCCTGATGGCAGTCTTAGTAGTGCTAATGCCTCTCTGCCATGCCATCAGAGCAGCGCCAATGCTGGCTTTTTGATGGTCTCTGCCTTTAACCCTGGATGAAAGAGGGCAGCTGCAGGGGGAATCTGCATGATTTTGTTGGCCTTTGAGGTGTACGCATGTTGCGCGTTAGAGGCCCACCACATGAAAGGAGAACTACGTTCCTTTAAGCTTCTGATCTTAGAATGAGACATCAAGCAAAATTAAAGCACAGTCATCATGGTTCTTCTTGAAGACTGCACTGTGCACAGAAAGACACAGGACTGGCCTGAAACCCTTCCATCAATTTTGCCTTCCTGTCTCTGgttgcagttgtgtgccttcaagtcatttctaacttatggcaaccctaagacaaacgtgtctctggattttcttggcagaatctgttcaaagggggtttgcccttggctTCATCTGAGGCGGCAATATGAATcagtattgcagaaataaagtaatttgataccactttaattgccatgactttatcctacagaatcctaggatctggagtttggcaccagacctctctaaaGACCAAGCTGACTATCTCACCAAACCCATCCAGTGAAGGAAGATATATGTCCGACCCCCTTTGTATCACAGAACCTGTGGTCCTGTTttgctccaaatgtttttggactttcTTTGCTCTAGTAGACCCTTGGGAGGCTGGGTGGGTGTAGGACTGGTTCTTGTTCACCTTCTGCTTTGCCAGTTTGGTTGCTTAAGAGATCCAGTACTATCACTCGGCAGTGATACTGCAGGCCCTGCCCTGAATTCTGTTTGTGAAAATACATGGAAATTCATGCAGGGAGGAATATGCTCCTGCTATATAGGAGGCAGGAATTCATGGTCTGATTCATCAGGGTGGGTTTTTATGTTTGTATTGGTAATGAGGATGTTCGTATTTTTAAAGTCTCTTTGGAATGCAATTTATAATTGATTTGCTCTCTGCCTCTAGGGCCTTCGTGGATGAAAAGGCAGAGTAAAACAttttagtaaataaaatatacattaccGCAGCTGAGTCTGTGTGACAGTGTGTCATATAGAGGGCTTACAGTCAGTTAATTTGTACATGGCAGAATCGTACGTGCTCAAAATGACAATCCCTTTGCCCAGATGAGTTTCCTTCTCTGCCTTGTTGCATTCATATCTGGGGGGAGCGGAGGGAACACGGAGAACTCTCCTGTGGCAGACGTCTGATCTTTAAGTTTGGAACAGAGAAAATGGGCTTCAAATTGGCTCTTACCCATTTGGGCATTTTCCCTCCGTCTGGATCGTGGTGATGATATTGTAGGACGATGACAGTCACAACCACGGAGAGGCCGACGATGATCATAGTGCTGGCAAAATACTGTGCTGCAAAAGGTGAAGGGAGGAAAttagatgtgtgtgtgcgtgcgtgagtgcgtgcatgcatgtgtgtgcacacacacatataatttctACATttccacaaattgaaccacaaattgaacccaCATGCAGTATTGCAGCTGAACCAATAGTTCCACCCCATAAAGCTAATATCTTGTTCTTTTCGAATCGCGTTTCAAATGATCTAGCTTTCATCGCACTACCTTAAGGCAGGTGCTCCCTGTTCTGTCCTATTAGGGCTAGGCTGCACACCTGAAAATAAACTCGCCTTCGAAAATGAAATATCGCAAGGACTCACCGATCAACGGCACCGAATCGGACGTCGCCGGCATAATTTCTGCTACCAGGAGCATAAAAACAGTGAGGGACAATAGAACGGTTATCCCTGAAAGACAAATTATGGGGTATGGTATCAGGGCTAAAGGGGCAAGCTCAGCGCTGAGTAAAAAGAGAGCGAAAATGTCATATTAAAAAAGCAGCATGTGTATAGTACTCTGCTCCCTTTGCATGGTGTAGACTGGGATGAACAGCTCTGTGCCACTGTTTTAGCCCcaagaaaggcctttttaaaaacctgaagtaAATGGAAGGTTGATTTCTGGGTCACTTTCTGTTAGAAAACAAAAATTTTCTTGTGCCTAAATGGCCCAGTGGGTCAAAAGGGCCCAGGAGCAAAATTAATGTAGCAACAATTTAGGGCAGCAATTTCCAAACTTTAGGGCATTACTACTTTGGAGGACTGGGGCCCCAAGGATCACAGAAATGGCCTTGGAGTCTGCATCTACCCCATTGGCATAGTTTTTCCCCATCCTTCTTTgaagccagtgattcccaaactttggttgcccagatgttttggacttcagctcccagaagttctgacagttggccaagctggctggggctcctaggagttgaagtccaaaacatctggaggaccaaagtttggaaccgCTCTTTTAAGCCATAATTGCACCCTgtaaagagccagcatgttgtagtggtttgagcattggactaggacactgggagaccttgggcaagtcacactctctcagcctcaaaggatggccatggcaaccccccctctgatgaaacctgccaataaaactccatgataggcgaatgccttagagtctccataagttagaaatgacttggataaacaacaacaacaacaacaacaacaacgttggTTCTGGGGTATGATTCTtcatttggaggttttaaaaaatgatttggagaggTCCAGGAAGAGCCCATTTATATAAAGGGGCAACATTAACACATGTGTGAAGCCACCTCAAAGTGGATAAGTGtggggttgttgttttcttcctctcctttcctggcaTCTCatagtgaa from Sceloporus undulatus isolate JIND9_A2432 ecotype Alabama chromosome 6, SceUnd_v1.1, whole genome shotgun sequence carries:
- the LOC121935598 gene encoding neuronal acetylcholine receptor subunit alpha-7 isoform X6, coding for MYWTDYYLQWNMSDYPGVKNVRFPDGQIWKPDILLYNSADERFDATFHTNVLVNSSGYCQYLPPGIFKSSCSIDVRWFPFDVQKCKLKFGSWTYGGWSLDLQMQEAEISGYISNGEWDLVGVPGKRTETFYDCCKEPYPDVTFTVTMRRRTLYYGLNLLIPCVLISALALLVFLLPADSGEKISLGITVLLSLTVFMLLVAEIMPATSDSVPLIAQYFASTMIIVGLSVVVTVIVLQYHHHDPDGGKMPKWTRIILLNWCAWFLRMKRPGEDKVRPACQHKQRRCSMSSVDINTVSGQQSSNGNMLYIGFRGLEGVHCTPTTDSGVICGRMTCSPTDDDNLLHSGHPSETDPDLAKILEEVRYIANRFRDQDEAEAICNEWKFAASVVDRLCLMAFSVFTIICTIGILMSAPNFVEAVSKDFA
- the LOC121935598 gene encoding neuronal acetylcholine receptor subunit alpha-7 isoform X3, with the protein product MHIGRNKRDEKNQVLTTNIWLHMYWTDYYLQWNMSDYPGVKNVRFPDGQIWKPDILLYNSADERFDATFHTNVLVNSSGYCQYLPPGIFKSSCSIDVRWFPFDVQKCKLKFGSWTYGGWSLDLQMQEAEISGYISNGEWDLVGVPGKRTETFYDCCKEPYPDVTFTVTMRRRTLYYGLNLLIPCVLISALALLVFLLPADSGEKISLGITVLLSLTVFMLLVAEIMPATSDSVPLIAQYFASTMIIVGLSVVVTVIVLQYHHHDPDGGKMPKWTRIILLNWCAWFLRMKRPGEDKVRPACQHKQRRCSMSSVDINTVSGQQSSNGNMLYIGFRGLEGVHCTPTTDSGVICGRMTCSPTDDDNLLHSGHPSETDPDLAKILEEVRYIANRFRDQDEAEAICNEWKFAASVVDRLCLMAFSVFTIICTIGILMSAPNFVEAVSKDFA
- the LOC121935598 gene encoding neuronal acetylcholine receptor subunit alpha-7 isoform X7; amino-acid sequence: MSVFRMDRYGSQIFFYITDERFDATFHTNVLVNSSGYCQYLPPGIFKSSCSIDVRWFPFDVQKCKLKFGSWTYGGWSLDLQMQEAEISGYISNGEWDLVGVPGKRTETFYDCCKEPYPDVTFTVTMRRRTLYYGLNLLIPCVLISALALLVFLLPADSGEKISLGITVLLSLTVFMLLVAEIMPATSDSVPLIAQYFASTMIIVGLSVVVTVIVLQYHHHDPDGGKMPKWTRIILLNWCAWFLRMKRPGEDKVRPACQHKQRRCSMSSVDINTVSGQQSSNGNMLYIGFRGLEGVHCTPTTDSGVICGRMTCSPTDDDNLLHSGHPSETDPDLAKILEEVRYIANRFRDQDEAEAICNEWKFAASVVDRLCLMAFSVFTIICTIGILMSAPNFVEAVSKDFA
- the LOC121935598 gene encoding neuronal acetylcholine receptor subunit alpha-7 isoform X4, which codes for MFDEKNQVLTTNIWLHMYWTDYYLQWNMSDYPGVKNVRFPDGQIWKPDILLYNSADERFDATFHTNVLVNSSGYCQYLPPGIFKSSCSIDVRWFPFDVQKCKLKFGSWTYGGWSLDLQMQEAEISGYISNGEWDLVGVPGKRTETFYDCCKEPYPDVTFTVTMRRRTLYYGLNLLIPCVLISALALLVFLLPADSGEKISLGITVLLSLTVFMLLVAEIMPATSDSVPLIAQYFASTMIIVGLSVVVTVIVLQYHHHDPDGGKMPKWTRIILLNWCAWFLRMKRPGEDKVRPACQHKQRRCSMSSVDINTVSGQQSSNGNMLYIGFRGLEGVHCTPTTDSGVICGRMTCSPTDDDNLLHSGHPSETDPDLAKILEEVRYIANRFRDQDEAEAICNEWKFAASVVDRLCLMAFSVFTIICTIGILMSAPNFVEAVSKDFA
- the LOC121935598 gene encoding neuronal acetylcholine receptor subunit alpha-7 isoform X1 is translated as MFWKNLFLTFHLNLWLASSEDEKNQVLTTNIWLHMYWTDYYLQWNMSDYPGVKNVRFPDGQIWKPDILLYNSADERFDATFHTNVLVNSSGYCQYLPPGIFKSSCSIDVRWFPFDVQKCKLKFGSWTYGGWSLDLQMQEAEISGYISNGEWDLVGVPGKRTETFYDCCKEPYPDVTFTVTMRRRTLYYGLNLLIPCVLISALALLVFLLPADSGEKISLGITVLLSLTVFMLLVAEIMPATSDSVPLIAQYFASTMIIVGLSVVVTVIVLQYHHHDPDGGKMPKWTRIILLNWCAWFLRMKRPGEDKVRPACQHKQRRCSMSSVDINTVSGQQSSNGNMLYIGFRGLEGVHCTPTTDSGVICGRMTCSPTDDDNLLHSGHPSETDPDLAKILEEVRYIANRFRDQDEAEAICNEWKFAASVVDRLCLMAFSVFTIICTIGILMSAPNFVEAVSKDFA
- the LOC121935598 gene encoding neuronal acetylcholine receptor subunit alpha-7 isoform X5 — its product is MDEKNQVLTTNIWLHMYWTDYYLQWNMSDYPGVKNVRFPDGQIWKPDILLYNSADERFDATFHTNVLVNSSGYCQYLPPGIFKSSCSIDVRWFPFDVQKCKLKFGSWTYGGWSLDLQMQEAEISGYISNGEWDLVGVPGKRTETFYDCCKEPYPDVTFTVTMRRRTLYYGLNLLIPCVLISALALLVFLLPADSGEKISLGITVLLSLTVFMLLVAEIMPATSDSVPLIAQYFASTMIIVGLSVVVTVIVLQYHHHDPDGGKMPKWTRIILLNWCAWFLRMKRPGEDKVRPACQHKQRRCSMSSVDINTVSGQQSSNGNMLYIGFRGLEGVHCTPTTDSGVICGRMTCSPTDDDNLLHSGHPSETDPDLAKILEEVRYIANRFRDQDEAEAICNEWKFAASVVDRLCLMAFSVFTIICTIGILMSAPNFVEAVSKDFA
- the LOC121935598 gene encoding neuronal acetylcholine receptor subunit alpha-7 isoform X2, whose product is MMGSHADLCLDEKNQVLTTNIWLHMYWTDYYLQWNMSDYPGVKNVRFPDGQIWKPDILLYNSADERFDATFHTNVLVNSSGYCQYLPPGIFKSSCSIDVRWFPFDVQKCKLKFGSWTYGGWSLDLQMQEAEISGYISNGEWDLVGVPGKRTETFYDCCKEPYPDVTFTVTMRRRTLYYGLNLLIPCVLISALALLVFLLPADSGEKISLGITVLLSLTVFMLLVAEIMPATSDSVPLIAQYFASTMIIVGLSVVVTVIVLQYHHHDPDGGKMPKWTRIILLNWCAWFLRMKRPGEDKVRPACQHKQRRCSMSSVDINTVSGQQSSNGNMLYIGFRGLEGVHCTPTTDSGVICGRMTCSPTDDDNLLHSGHPSETDPDLAKILEEVRYIANRFRDQDEAEAICNEWKFAASVVDRLCLMAFSVFTIICTIGILMSAPNFVEAVSKDFA